A DNA window from Cutaneotrichosporon cavernicola HIS019 DNA, chromosome: 2 contains the following coding sequences:
- a CDS encoding uncharacterized protein (Glycosyltransferase family 18), with product MVLPRASRPLLAALAITLTLLLLAASHRHQTGRWAPAANWSDDPANGGSSDYNGELARFTHDPEGLTLYNPHKPFNYMWKNEAKLRRLAVCMERDDCHRNALKFVIIGSFHCHIAVFNNYRGGEGIWCMNMIDSLERQGYTVLIAGEGDWGYIAHLNRQFPDYVRVILADDGSLEGGEPVTKMMLENIKTEGNPHGVPAWKIFRFSFFPNGLSTIVGQAWSAIAEPEWKKPTDQGYRNMTYLGYSLEEDNIEIIPFHDRPMRAYILSKRVQYFYDVFGKPMIGRDQITRAYHELRKEFPTFEFVGAFIDDRTKEELEKLGPMEVPEGVRNLGKLSPEAWGHEVANSRVMVGIGFPVSSPSPYQALAHGVPFINPHRIDEGHDPNDPYTWFISQHEFLRIHEPPEVYQYPEYDYDAFVGAIRQALTHEMKPHLLDRLTRKALDKRLRDWVEGDWLTAASLIRENRQNGGVETEFGPLVGMFEL from the exons ATGGTACTACCACGCGCCTCGCGacctctcctcgccgcacTCGCCATCACCCTCACCTTGCTCCTCTTGGCTGccagccaccgccaccagaCAGGACGCTGGGCACCAGCCGCCAACTGGTCCGACGACCCTGCCAacggcggcagcagcgaTTACAATGGCGAGCTTGCTCGCTTTACTCATGACCCTGAAGGTCTCACGCTGTATAACCCCCACAAGCCGTTCAACTACATGTGGAAGAACGAGGCCAAGCTTCGCCGCCTTGCCGTGTGCATGGAGCGAGATGACTGCCATCGGAATGCGCTCAAG TTCGTGATTATCGGCTCGTTTCACTGTCATATCGCCGTTTTCAACAACTaccgcggcggcgagggcatCTGGTGCATGAACATG ATTGACTCACTCGAGCGACAAGGATACACCGTCCTGATTGCCGGCGAGGGTGACTGGGGTTACATCGCGCACCTGAATCGGCAGTTCCCAGACTATGTCCGCGTCATCCTAGCCGACGACGGATCTCTTGAAGGTGGCGAGCCTGTCACCAAGATGATGTTGGAGAATATCAAGACCGAGGGGAACCCACACGGCGTCCCTGCGTGGAAG atctTCCGCTTCTCTTTCTTCCCAAACGGCTTATCGACCATCGTCGGCCAGGCGTGGTCCGCAATCGCGGAGCCAGAATGGAAGAAGCCGACGGACCAAGGGTATCGCA ACATGACATATCTTGGATACTCGCTCGAAGAGGATAACATTGAGATCATTCCCTTCCATGACCGACCGATGCGCGCATACATCCTCAGCAAGCGCGTGCAGTACTTTTACGACGTCTTCGGCAAGCCCATGATTGGGCGCGATCAGATCACGCGTGCGTATcacgagctgcgcaaggaGTTCCCGACTTTCGAGTTTGTTGGTGCCTTCATCGACGACCGCAcgaaggaggagctcgaaAAGCTGGGCCCAATGGAGGTGCCAGAGGGTGTGCgcaacctcggcaagctGAGCCCCGAGGCTTGGGGACACGAGGTCGCCAACTCGCGGGTTATGGTCGGCATTGGGTTCCCGGTGTCCTCACCCAGTCCGTACCAAGCCCTAGCCCACGGAGTACCCTTCATTAACCCTCACCGCATCGACGAGGGTCATGACCCGAACGACCCATACACATGGTTCATTTCCCAACACGAGTTCCTCCGGATCCATGAGCCGCCCGAGGTGTACCAGTACCCCGAATACGACTATGACGCGTTCGTCGGCGCCATCCGGCAGGCCTTGACGCACGAGATGAAGCC TCACCTTCTCGATCGCCTCACTCGCAAGGCTCTTGACAAGCGCTTGCGCGACTGGGTTGAGGGAGACTGGCTCACTGCCGCCTCCCTCATCCGTGAGAACCGCCAGAATGGCGGGGTGGAGACGGAGTTTGGGCCCTTGGTGGGCATGTTTGAGCTGTAG
- a CDS encoding uncharacterized protein (WD40 repeats), translating into MSLPSLHPARTHALSSRPYIVDIIPTSSFLALRHPEPEITLADRKTLQGVATLSGAHTAPVTAVCADSSIWSAGKDAKIVRWDERTQRPVAEIKAHIRKPLPVTALAVSEADNLVVGGTEVISSEAHILFWDPRNPSEPAYRHSSTHSDEITHLSLLSSSFSAPNVPAKLLLSGSVDGCVALSNAAEHDEDEAVQAEENWNASIAGAGAYAWSGGMRVWARSDMDTLAGWDVRVGADGLELGTLEEVPSSQFKARSLAGPSGPLSTEYLVTAAPSLGVGRTGAPVVAAGTNDGAVVLEYNAGDGYGPSAFLLPGGGAHADVVRCMYHAPADQALYTGSEDGVLAGWGIGDVALRTGADGEGEEAEMEVDGGERRDTREERRSKKEKRQKKRPAPY; encoded by the exons ATGTCGCTACCTTCCCTTCACCCAGCGCGTACGCACGCCCTCTCTTCCCGCCCATACATTGTGGACATTATCCCGACCTCTTCGTTCCTGGCTCTCCGCCACCCCGAGCCGGAGatcaccctcgccgaccgGAAGACGCTTCAAGGCGTAGCCACTTTGTCAGGTGCCCACACTGCTCCCGTAACGGCAGTATGTGCCGACTCGAGCATATGGAGCGCGGGAAAGGATGCAAAGATTGTGCGGTGGGACGAGCGGACACAGCGGCCAGtggccgagatcaagg CGCATATCCGTAAACCGCTGCCCGTcaccgcgctcgccgtcagTGAAGCTGACAACCTCGTGGTTGGCGGGACGGAGGTTATCTCGTCCGAGGCACACATCCTCTTCTGGGACCCGAGAAACCCGTCGGAACCGGCATATAGGCATTCGTCGACTCACAGTGACGAGATCACGCACCTCTCGCTCCTATCCTCGTCATTCTCAGCACCCAATGTCCCGGCTAAACTGCTGCTTAGCGGGAGCGTGGACGGATGTGTCGCACTCTCGAACGCTGCTGAacacgacgaggacgaggcggtccaggccgaggagaacTGGAACGCCTCGATCGCCGGTGCGGGGGCATACGCGTGGTCCGGCGGCATGCGGGTGTGGGCACGCAGTGACATGGACACACTTGCGGGGTGGGATGTGCGTGTCGGTGCGGACGGCCTCGAGTTAGGGACGCTCGAAGAggtgccgagctcgcagTTCAAGGCGCGCTCTCTGGCGGGTCCGTCGGGGCCGCTCAGCACAGAGTACCTCGTCACAGCGGCTCCAagcctcggcgtcgggcgGACTGGTGCACCGGTCGTTGCGGCAGGTACGAATGA CGGTGCGGTTGTGCTCGAGTACAACGCTGGCGATGGGTACGGGCCTAGCGCGTTCTTGCTCCCAGGTGgaggcgcgcacgccgacgtcgtgcgCTGCATGTACCATGCACCGGCGGACCAGGCACTGTACACGGGCTCAGAGGACGGTGTGCTCGCTGGCTGGGGGATTGGTGACGTCGCCCTGCGGACTGGGGCTGACGGTGAGGGGGAAGAGGCGGAgatggaggtcgacggtggcgagcggcgggatacccgcgaggagcggcggagcaagaaggagaagaggcAGAAGAAGCGACCCGCGCCGTACTAG